From Paenibacillus sp. GP183, the proteins below share one genomic window:
- a CDS encoding YitT family protein, with amino-acid sequence MAYRLLRYFIFFLGLTFFGLGNAIAVKVQSLGLHPWEVLNVALFHRFGFTIGTWSVICGLVLVLIAFVVDRKYINIGTFLNTLSIGPIMDFFLHLNILPHETDHWWLNLLILLMGIIITGIGGGIYVAAGIGAGPRDGFMLSISEKTGLSVSRARIVVESIVLIIGFILGGPVFIMTLAYTFIQSPIFQFSMKLMRSYIASLDRKQKGQFEIPL; translated from the coding sequence ATGGCATACCGGCTATTACGGTATTTTATTTTTTTTCTTGGTTTAACTTTCTTTGGATTAGGGAATGCGATTGCGGTGAAAGTTCAATCTTTGGGGCTGCATCCATGGGAGGTATTAAACGTCGCCCTGTTCCATCGGTTCGGGTTCACGATTGGGACGTGGAGTGTCATATGCGGCTTAGTACTTGTGCTGATCGCCTTCGTCGTTGATAGGAAGTATATTAACATTGGTACGTTTTTAAATACCTTGTCAATCGGCCCGATCATGGATTTCTTTTTGCATCTCAACATTCTTCCTCATGAAACGGATCATTGGTGGTTGAATCTACTCATCTTGTTGATGGGTATCATCATAACTGGCATTGGCGGAGGCATCTATGTGGCTGCGGGAATCGGGGCCGGTCCTCGGGATGGTTTCATGCTTTCCATTTCGGAAAAAACCGGGTTATCGGTCAGCCGGGCAAGAATCGTTGTCGAGAGTATCGTCTTGATTATCGGCTTCATCCTTGGCGGTCCAGTGTTTATTATGACGTTAGCATATACCTTTATTCAAAGCCCGATCTTTCAATTTTCCATGAAGCTGATGCGTTCCTATATCGCTAGTCTGGATCGGAAGCAAAAGGGACAATTTGAGATTCCGTTATAA